From the genome of Natronospira bacteriovora:
GAACTGTTCATCTCGGAAGATCACCCTGACAACCCCTTTGATCAGGACGTGCGCGCCCGCTATCGCTTCACGGATGCCGGCCCGCGAGTCCAGCACCAAAACCATACCAGTCTGCGTGCAGTGATCGGTGTGACCGGCCTGTTTGCCAACCCGGACTGGGATTACGACGTGGCTGCGGGTTATACACGGCATGCTGCCGAACAGCATGGGGTGAGCGGCTTTATCAATCTCCACGATGCCCAGGCAGCGTTGGATGACTTCAGCTACAACCCCTTTGGGGCAGAACCCAATGATCAGGAAGTCATCGACCGGATTTCGACCCGGACCACACGCACCGGTGTTTCACGGCAATCCTTCCTGGATGCCGGCGTCAGTGGCCAGTTCGGTCTGTTGCCGGGTGGACGCATTGGTCTGGCCGCTGGCCTTCAGTACCGGGATGAGTTCATCCGGGACATTCCCGATTACCAGTTCCGGACCGGCCAGATCATCGGCACCGAAGCCACCCAGGCGGAAGGTGGCCGTGATATCACCTCCGCTTACGTGGAGACTGCCCTGCCGGTCATGGAGAACATGAATATCCAGCTGGCCATGCGGCATGATGACTACTCCGATTTCGGTACCACCACGAACCCGAGAATCGGGATCAGCTATCAGCCCACGGAACGCCTTGGCTTCCGTGCCAGTTATTCCGAGGGCTTCCGTGCCCCGAGCATTCCCGAGATCGGGCTGGGAGCCACGGAGGAAAGCCCCATTCTGGTGGACACCACTCGCTGTGAACTGACGGGTGATGACCAGGATTGCGGGCCGACCGAGTATATTGTCCGCTTCGAGGGCAACCCCTTCCTGGAGCCGGAAACCAGCGAAAGCCTCAACTTCGGTATCGTCGCGGAGCCGCTGGACTGGATGTCGGTGAGCCTTGACTACTGGAAAATCCGGCACGAGAACCTGATTGCCTCCGACACCCAGTTCATCCTGGACAACGAGAATCAGTTCCCCGGTCGTGTAGTGCGCCTGGATCCCACGGCCCAGGAGCAGGCCGACGGTATCCCCGGGCGCATCGATTTCATCAACGACACCTTCCTGAACTTCGGCATGCAGGAAACCGATGGTGTGGACCTGGATGTACGCATTCAGTGGGAGCAGTTTGGCGGCGCAATGAGCCTCAACACTTCCGCCACCTATGTGCTCAGCTTCGACCGCCAGCTACGGGAAACGGATCCCGTCCGCGAGTTGGCTGGTACGTTCGAGCGGCCCAAACTGCGCGCTGTGTCACGCCTCAACTGGGACACGTCCCAATGGGGCTGGACCCTGGGTCTCCGCCATGTGGGTTCCTACAGCGAGCGTTTCGATGGATTCGGCCTGCATAATGTCCTTCCGGATCGCAGCGTAAGCTCCTGGACGGTACTCGATGCCTCAGTACGCTGGCGTGTTGCCGAGAATTTCGACGTCATGGGCCGAGTGCATAATCTGCTGGATGAGGATCCGCCCTTCCAGCGTGGCAACATCTGGGGTTATGACCTGAGAAACCACGACCCGCGCGGGCGTTTCATGAGCGTGGCCGCAAGCTATCGCTTCTGAAACCTCGAGACAGTCGGGCAAGCCATTGCCCGAGGTAAAAAAGGGCGCACCCTCGGGGTGCGCCCTTTTCACTTCTGCCCGCCAGGTTTATCGGGCCGGCTCGATCCGGTACAAAGCGGCATCCGACATGTCGTTCACGATGTAGATGTACCCATCCGGGCCCTGCCGGACATCGCGGATGCGACCGATCCGTTCACGCAGCAATTCCTCCGCGTGTACGACGGTTTCATCCTCGATCACCAGGCGCAGGATCTTCTGGGGACGCAGGCCACCGGCCAGCAGATTGCCCTCCCAGTTGGCAAAGCGATCACCATGAACCAGGGCCAGGCCGGACGGTGCCAGAGTGGGGAGGAATTCGAATACCGGGTCCACCATGCCTTCCCGGTGACGGGCTTCAGCGTGGGGGAACTTGTCCTCGGTGCGATAATCCCGTCCAAGGGTGGCGGTGGGCCAACCGTAGTTCTTGCCCGGCTCGATCAGATTCAGCTCGTCACCACCGCGGGGGCCGTGCTCGGTAGCCCAGATCAGCCCCGTCTCCGGGTGCTGGACGATACCCTGGATGTTGCGATGGCCGTAGGACCAGATTTCCGGCGCATAGTCGTCATCGCCGACGAAGGGGTTGTCGTCAGGCACACTGCCATCATCGTTCAGGCGCACAACGGTGCCGGAATGATCCAGGGTGTCCTGTGCCCGTGGCGGCTCAGCCCCCCGATCCCCGATGGTCATCATCAGGGTGCCATCGTCCAGGAACAGGATCCGGGAGCCGTAATGGCGGCCGGGAGAGGTGTATTCATTGGATTCGAACAATGCTTCCACGTCCACGAGTCGATTGCCCTCCAGGCGGCCACGCGCCAGGGCGGGGACGGTGCCGTCCGAATCACCCTTGGAGTAGGTCAGATAGATCCAGCCATTGCTCTCATAATCCGGGTGGACCACCACATCAAGCATGCCGCCCTGATTGGTCGCGAAGAATTCCGGCGTACCTTCCACCCGCGTCTTCTTGCCCTCTTCGATCAGGTACAGGCCGTTGGGACGCTCGGTAACGAGAAAACGGCCATCCGGCAGGAAACCAACAGCCCAGGGATGGCTGAGACCGTCCACCAGCTTGACCAGGCGAATCTGCTCGTATTCGGTTCCAATGCTTGATGCCACCACTTCCCTGGCCTGGGCCTGGCCGGCCGCAAGGGCGATCGCCGTCGACAGGCCCAGCAGCAAGGAACTCCGCAATGCGGTTTTCATGGTGCAACCTCCTGATTTTTATTCTGAAATGGATTCGAGGGGAAAATGCAGGATCGCAAGAACCTGTGAACTGTGACAGACAGCATAGCTGATGGTTCGTATTCCTACCGCCACTGACCGAAGGGGTGGTAGGAATGGCGATTTGTTCGAAAAGGGTTCTCATCGGGCCTCCCTCTCCGCCACACGAAAAAGGTTCTTCGCGGAAAAGCGGGGAGGAAGTTCGGGCGTGGTGGCCGGGGCGGGTCTTGGTGGCCCTGCCCAGAACGCGCCGTGAATACGTCCCTGTAGGCTCGAGGGAAACATCCCTGTTTCCCACGGTTCTGGGCAGGGCCACCAAGACCCTTTCCAGAGCGGTGATTCGGCGGGTTGGTGGGGGCGTGACCGGAAGCGTAAGGGGAACCACTGCCCGCTCCCACCAACCCGACGCCCCTAACCGCTCGGCGCCCCCCCCCGCTTTTCCGCGAAGAACCCAAAAAAAAGCCACCCGGTGCGCCGTACTGGTTATTCACCTGGTGCCTGCTCGACCGTGGGGATTGCCAGGCGCATCCCTGCGCCTGGCCCTCCGCTTCGCTCCGGGCTCCGCGCATGCGCGCTACGCGACAAATCGCTCCCGGCGATTTGTTCGAAAAGGGTTCTCATCGGGCCTCCCTCCCCGCCACACAAAAAAAGCCACCCGATTGGGTGGCTTTCCTTGTGTGGCGGAGAGGGAGGGATTCGAACCCTCGGACCCCGCGAGGGGTCAACGGTTTTCGAGACCGCCCCATTCGGCCGCTCTGGCACCTCTCCGGAAAACATTTGTCCAAAAACCGCAAGTCACCCGCTGGCGTCGCCGTTGGTCGGTGCGCCTGCCCCGACAATCGCGGGAAGTAGCGGGCAGCCCCCGCTTCGGGGGACAATATGGTCATCCTCCCCCAATCAGGGGGTTGAGGACGGCAACCGGAAGCCGCAGATTCTAACAAAGGACCGGGGCTGGCGCGAATGATATCCGTCTCTCCGCCCCTGGGTTATTACATAAGTCCGTATTCGGAAAAGGAGCACTCACACAGGCATGCGCGCCATCATCGCCACCGGACTGGCCCTGATCCTGGGCACCTGCTCCCTGCCTCCATCCCTGCTGGAGCAGGTACAGGCCCGTGGTGAGCTGCATGTCCTGACGCGCAACAGCCCCACCACCTACTACCTGGGCCCGGAGGAGCCCACCGGACTGGAATATGACCTGGTACGCCTGTTCGCGGATCATCTGGGCGTCGAACTGCGGGTGACCGTACCCGATGGCCTCGGGGCGATGTTCAGCCAGCTGGAGCAGGGAAAGGCCGATCTGGCCGCTGCCGGCCTGTCAGTCACCGACGATCGTCAGGAACGGATTCGATTCGGGGCACCCTATCACGAAGTTACCCAGCAGCTGGTCTATCGATTCGGCAATCCGGCTCCCCGGGCTCTGGATGAGCTGGACGGTGTTCTCAAGGTGGTGGCCGGCAGCAGCCACGAGGAGACGCTCAAGAAATTGGCGCAGGACTATCCGGATCTGGCCTGGGAGGCAGTGGACGGCCTGGAAAGCGAGGATCTGCTGATTCAGGTCGCTGACCGGGAACTGGATTACACCATTGCGGATTCGGTGGATCTCAAGATGAACCGCCGCTATTACCCGGAACTGCGCGCTGCCTTTGATTTGGCGGAACCGGAGCCCATCGCCTGGGCCTTTCCACCCGGCATGGATGATTCCCTACGGCGGGCGGCCGACGACTTTCTGGCACGCCTGGAACGACGCGGTACCCTGGCGCAGATTCGGGACCGGCACTTTGGTCATACCGAGCGTTTCGATTACGTGGGCACACGCATCTTCATGCGCCACATCGACAACCGCCTGCCGACCTATCGACACTGGTTCGAGACCGCCGCGGACGACTATGATCTGGACTGGCGCCTGCTGGCGGCCATCGGTTACCAGGAATCCCACTGGAATCCGCGCGCTGTCTCACCCACTGGCGTGCGCGGCATCATGATGCTGACCCAGCGCACGGCTGGCGACATGGGCGTCACCAATCGGATCGATCCTCGCCAGAGCATCTTCGGCGGTGCACGCTACTTCAACCGGGTTCATGATCGCATGCCCGACCATATCGAAGAGCCCGACCGGACCTGGATGGCCCTGGCTGCCTACAATGTGGGCTTCTATCACCTCATGGACGCCCGCATCCTCACCGAACAGCACGGCGCCAACCCGGATCGCTGGCTGGACGTTCGGGATCATCTGCCATTGCTGAGCCAGCGTCAGTACTACACCCAGACGCGCTATGGTTACGCCCGTGGCCGGGAACCGGTCATTTATGTGGACAATATCCGGCGCTACTACGACATCCTGGCCTGGCTGATGCCGCAAAACGGTGAAGCGGAAACGCTGGTGGAAGGCGAGGAAGAAAGTGAAACGGACGATCAGTCCGGCTGATCACTCCCGTTTCGGCCGGCCGCCCGTTTCGCCCGAAAGAATTCACGCAGCACCCGGCCGCATTCCTCGGCCATGACCCCGCCCTCGACTTCGACCCGGTGATTGAGCCGGTCGGTACCCAGTATGTCGAACACACTGCCCGCCGCACCGGTCTTGGGATCCGCTGCCCCGAACACCACCCGGGCAATGCGTGCATGGATGATGGCACCGGCACACATGCTGCAGGGTTCCAGTGTGACGTAGAGCGTGGCACCCCCGAGGCGATAATTGCCCTGCCTCGCGGCCGCTGCCCGGAGTGCCGCAATCTCGGCGTGGGCGGTGGGATCGTGCAGGCTGATGGGGGCATTCCAACCTTCACCGATAACCTCGCCATCCTGGACGATTACCGAACCGACCGGCACTTCGCCCGCGGCCTCGGCATGGCGGGCCAGCTTGAGAGCATGCTGCATCCAGTGCTGGTCGATGGGATCGCCGGGATTCAATCTTCGACTCCGTGACAGAAAATCCGTTGTCGTTGTCGTTGTCGTTGTCGTTGTCGTTGTCGTTGTCGTTGTCGAAAGATTATGGCACCCGTCGATTACGACTACGATTACGAGGGCTGATCGGACAGG
Proteins encoded in this window:
- a CDS encoding TonB-dependent receptor → MFAGTGTSTTALADETEARDLDRVIITGTRLSRLEMEEISPITTIDRAQMEREGIQTTQDLFQRIPALGAGSFTETGDSNDDTGPDTSAAALRGLEANATLVLINGRRTANSPFAKGITTSAVDLNTIPFAAIERVEVMRDGASAIYGTDAIAGVINIILRNDMQGAEIHANTGISSSSDAQEDRISMVWGSAGGESRFTTTLDWYSRGAIWKKDREYSQSANKTTLHPDGLDFRSSLGSNPGAYFLLDDEEFQPDPDCPADRLNASGELCLFDYSPDMQLRPNSERTSLFHVSEYDLSANAMMYGEFWAHHRNSEIVGAATPSVDELFISEDHPDNPFDQDVRARYRFTDAGPRVQHQNHTSLRAVIGVTGLFANPDWDYDVAAGYTRHAAEQHGVSGFINLHDAQAALDDFSYNPFGAEPNDQEVIDRISTRTTRTGVSRQSFLDAGVSGQFGLLPGGRIGLAAGLQYRDEFIRDIPDYQFRTGQIIGTEATQAEGGRDITSAYVETALPVMENMNIQLAMRHDDYSDFGTTTNPRIGISYQPTERLGFRASYSEGFRAPSIPEIGLGATEESPILVDTTRCELTGDDQDCGPTEYIVRFEGNPFLEPETSESLNFGIVAEPLDWMSVSLDYWKIRHENLIASDTQFILDNENQFPGRVVRLDPTAQEQADGIPGRIDFINDTFLNFGMQETDGVDLDVRIQWEQFGGAMSLNTSATYVLSFDRQLRETDPVRELAGTFERPKLRAVSRLNWDTSQWGWTLGLRHVGSYSERFDGFGLHNVLPDRSVSSWTVLDASVRWRVAENFDVMGRVHNLLDEDPPFQRGNIWGYDLRNHDPRGRFMSVAASYRF
- a CDS encoding PQQ-dependent sugar dehydrogenase; this translates as MKTALRSSLLLGLSTAIALAAGQAQAREVVASSIGTEYEQIRLVKLVDGLSHPWAVGFLPDGRFLVTERPNGLYLIEEGKKTRVEGTPEFFATNQGGMLDVVVHPDYESNGWIYLTYSKGDSDGTVPALARGRLEGNRLVDVEALFESNEYTSPGRHYGSRILFLDDGTLMMTIGDRGAEPPRAQDTLDHSGTVVRLNDDGSVPDDNPFVGDDDYAPEIWSYGHRNIQGIVQHPETGLIWATEHGPRGGDELNLIEPGKNYGWPTATLGRDYRTEDKFPHAEARHREGMVDPVFEFLPTLAPSGLALVHGDRFANWEGNLLAGGLRPQKILRLVIEDETVVHAEELLRERIGRIRDVRQGPDGYIYIVNDMSDAALYRIEPAR
- the mltF gene encoding membrane-bound lytic murein transglycosylase MltF, encoding MRAIIATGLALILGTCSLPPSLLEQVQARGELHVLTRNSPTTYYLGPEEPTGLEYDLVRLFADHLGVELRVTVPDGLGAMFSQLEQGKADLAAAGLSVTDDRQERIRFGAPYHEVTQQLVYRFGNPAPRALDELDGVLKVVAGSSHEETLKKLAQDYPDLAWEAVDGLESEDLLIQVADRELDYTIADSVDLKMNRRYYPELRAAFDLAEPEPIAWAFPPGMDDSLRRAADDFLARLERRGTLAQIRDRHFGHTERFDYVGTRIFMRHIDNRLPTYRHWFETAADDYDLDWRLLAAIGYQESHWNPRAVSPTGVRGIMMLTQRTAGDMGVTNRIDPRQSIFGGARYFNRVHDRMPDHIEEPDRTWMALAAYNVGFYHLMDARILTEQHGANPDRWLDVRDHLPLLSQRQYYTQTRYGYARGREPVIYVDNIRRYYDILAWLMPQNGEAETLVEGEEESETDDQSG
- the tadA gene encoding tRNA adenosine(34) deaminase TadA, with the translated sequence MQHALKLARHAEAAGEVPVGSVIVQDGEVIGEGWNAPISLHDPTAHAEIAALRAAAARQGNYRLGGATLYVTLEPCSMCAGAIIHARIARVVFGAADPKTGAAGSVFDILGTDRLNHRVEVEGGVMAEECGRVLREFFRAKRAAGRNGSDQPD